One window from the genome of Fodinibius saliphilus encodes:
- a CDS encoding NAD(P)H-dependent amine dehydrogenase family protein, translating into MINIVQMGLGPIGQQLTRYLNEREGISIVGGVDLDPQKIGNDIGIHAGLDRFGTEIVANVESVQNIKEADVAVITTLSDLKKIEQQIMATADCGLDIISTCEELSHPWKTQPSTATRIDDYCCGKGVSCLGTGVNPGFLMDYLPSVLTSVCRNVEQIRVERIQNAEPRRLPFRDKIGVGLSKQKFNENRDGIRHVGLEESVCMIADAMKWNLNEVTETLEPVIATKDLKNGRIDVNKGEVVGVEQISRGYMNNNEVITLVFKAAIGVTDSHDTITISGTPSFTSTIDGGINGDIATSAITVNTIRSVLEASPGLKTMLDIRGPAYFSHT; encoded by the coding sequence ATGATTAATATTGTACAAATGGGGTTAGGGCCTATAGGACAACAGCTAACTCGTTACCTTAATGAGCGTGAAGGTATTTCAATAGTGGGAGGGGTAGATCTGGATCCCCAAAAAATTGGAAACGATATAGGAATACATGCCGGATTAGATCGGTTTGGAACAGAGATTGTTGCTAATGTAGAGTCAGTGCAGAACATTAAGGAAGCTGACGTTGCAGTTATAACAACTCTTTCTGACCTCAAAAAAATTGAACAGCAAATTATGGCCACGGCTGATTGTGGTCTGGATATCATATCAACTTGTGAAGAGCTATCCCATCCCTGGAAAACACAACCCTCAACTGCCACCAGGATAGATGATTATTGCTGCGGTAAGGGAGTTAGCTGCTTAGGAACAGGGGTGAACCCCGGTTTTCTAATGGATTATCTGCCTAGTGTATTGACATCGGTCTGCCGGAATGTAGAGCAAATTAGGGTTGAGCGTATACAGAATGCTGAGCCTCGCCGATTGCCCTTTCGGGATAAGATTGGGGTGGGGCTTTCAAAACAAAAGTTTAACGAAAACCGCGATGGTATTCGACATGTCGGCTTAGAAGAGTCAGTTTGTATGATTGCTGATGCGATGAAATGGAACCTGAATGAGGTGACTGAGACATTAGAGCCGGTAATAGCGACTAAAGACCTGAAAAATGGGCGAATCGACGTTAATAAAGGAGAGGTGGTGGGGGTTGAGCAAATTAGCCGGGGATATATGAATAATAATGAGGTTATTACGCTTGTTTTTAAAGCAGCCATAGGTGTCACTGACTCTCATGATACGATTACAATTTCCGGCACACCCTCTTTTACTTCAACCATAGATGGAGGTATTAACGGGGATATTGCAACTTCTGCT
- a CDS encoding SusD/RagB family nutrient-binding outer membrane lipoprotein, with translation MKQLQKYITTLVCILVVFTFGACENYLGGDTNEDPNRVFKDEIGLNALLPPVLVSTSKAHYDIAFTFSQYAQHISFVGETDSHEESQIAGAWVEIYLSSLNNLDEMEQKAKEADAAHYLGIVKVMQAYNLSLATTTWENIPWNDAFKEGEFSPSYDNQQEIYNTINQLINEGITELEKAPSEFNEPGSDDLIYGGDIAKWKKTAYALKARIAIHLTAQGAVNAADNALSALGDAYTSNADDFQVNYNNEKNLNPWHTSAYLAAQTGNPAPVHSDQLIDMMNGKTYPEEDPRLPIIAGNGGDAEYYGSENGNFGVNGDAPDNSSNTVFTDETFHSQAAAPILMMTYAEMKFIEAEAAFLKFNSGNASATGASQQAYDAYMAGISANMDKLGVSATEKNDYMSAASVDVGPGNLTMELIMKEKFKALFLNPEVYNDYRRYDFDPQIFKDLALPADHNDDLNGNWIQRAVYPSSELSRNQAEVKKAQKSISTPMWFYN, from the coding sequence ATGAAACAATTACAGAAATATATTACGACTTTAGTATGTATCCTAGTAGTTTTTACATTTGGCGCTTGTGAGAATTACTTAGGAGGAGATACCAACGAAGATCCCAATAGGGTTTTCAAAGATGAGATAGGACTAAATGCATTACTTCCGCCGGTGTTGGTTTCTACGAGTAAGGCGCATTACGATATTGCATTTACGTTCTCTCAATATGCTCAACATATTTCATTTGTGGGCGAAACTGACTCTCATGAAGAATCTCAAATAGCCGGTGCATGGGTAGAAATCTATCTATCGAGTTTGAATAACCTTGATGAGATGGAACAAAAGGCGAAAGAGGCCGATGCTGCCCACTATCTTGGTATTGTTAAAGTTATGCAAGCTTATAACCTGAGTCTTGCTACTACTACGTGGGAAAATATACCCTGGAATGATGCTTTTAAAGAGGGAGAGTTTTCGCCAAGCTATGATAACCAACAAGAGATATATAACACTATAAATCAGCTCATCAATGAAGGTATAACAGAATTAGAAAAAGCACCTTCCGAATTTAATGAGCCGGGTAGTGATGATCTCATATATGGGGGAGATATCGCTAAATGGAAAAAAACAGCCTATGCTTTAAAAGCTCGTATTGCTATCCACCTTACCGCACAGGGAGCTGTGAATGCAGCTGATAATGCACTCTCAGCGTTAGGAGATGCATATACCAGCAATGCAGATGATTTCCAGGTAAACTACAATAATGAAAAGAACCTGAACCCTTGGCATACTAGTGCTTACTTGGCAGCTCAGACAGGTAATCCTGCTCCAGTACATTCCGATCAGCTTATTGATATGATGAATGGAAAAACCTATCCTGAGGAGGACCCACGTTTGCCTATTATTGCTGGAAATGGAGGGGATGCAGAATATTATGGCAGTGAAAACGGCAATTTCGGTGTTAATGGAGATGCACCTGATAACAGTTCTAACACTGTATTTACGGACGAAACTTTTCATTCCCAGGCAGCGGCCCCAATTCTAATGATGACCTATGCGGAAATGAAGTTTATTGAAGCAGAGGCTGCTTTTCTAAAATTTAATAGTGGCAATGCATCAGCTACTGGTGCTTCACAGCAGGCTTATGATGCATATATGGCTGGGATTAGCGCAAATATGGATAAGCTCGGGGTATCAGCTACTGAGAAGAATGACTATATGAGTGCCGCCAGTGTTGATGTAGGCCCCGGTAATTTGACGATGGAGCTTATAATGAAAGAGAAATTTAAAGCCCTCTTCTTAAATCCGGAAGTCTACAACGATTATCGGCGCTATGATTTTGATCCGCAAATATTTAAAGATTTGGCGTTACCTGCAGACCACAATGACGACTTAAATGGGAATTGGATCCAACGTGCGGTGTATCCGAGTTCTGAGTTGAGCCGTAATCAAGCAGAAGTTAAAAAGGCCCAAAAGAGTATTAGCACGCCAATGTGGTTTTATAACTAA
- a CDS encoding serine hydrolase produces the protein MIRRYLLVLYIFIFVISLPACTSKSFENTDTLKSSIKKQLQEVKGDFAIAFKNLSDTTQVLYINEREKFHAASTMKTPVMIELFKQAEIGRFSLGDSILVKNEFRSIVDSSRYKMDISEDSEGELYDLIGSKRTIRQLITDMITMSSNLATNILIEKVGAHNVTQTMRSYGADSIKVLRGVEDIKAYERGLSNRTTAIDEAIIYEQLGRGKAVNKEASNEMIEILKKQHFNKMIPAQLPNEVEVAHKTGWITGVNHDVGLITLSNGEKYVLVLLSKNAPNREEVLTTFANISANIYEFVTN, from the coding sequence ATGATAAGACGATATTTACTTGTTTTATACATTTTTATTTTTGTTATCTCTTTGCCGGCCTGCACTTCAAAATCTTTTGAAAATACTGATACACTTAAAAGTAGTATTAAGAAACAGCTGCAAGAGGTTAAAGGTGACTTTGCCATAGCTTTTAAAAACCTTTCTGATACCACTCAGGTACTATATATCAATGAACGCGAAAAATTTCATGCGGCCAGTACTATGAAAACGCCCGTGATGATCGAGCTTTTTAAACAGGCAGAGATTGGGAGGTTTTCACTGGGTGATTCTATTCTCGTGAAAAATGAGTTTCGAAGTATCGTAGATAGCAGTCGTTATAAAATGGATATAAGTGAAGATAGTGAGGGAGAGCTTTATGATTTGATTGGCAGTAAACGAACTATACGACAGTTAATTACTGACATGATTACGATGAGTAGCAATTTGGCAACTAATATCCTTATAGAGAAGGTTGGAGCCCATAACGTGACCCAGACAATGCGAAGTTATGGGGCAGACAGCATTAAAGTGTTACGAGGGGTGGAAGATATTAAAGCATACGAGCGGGGGCTCAGTAATAGGACTACTGCTATTGATGAAGCAATTATTTATGAGCAGCTAGGTAGGGGAAAGGCGGTGAATAAAGAAGCTTCCAATGAGATGATAGAAATTCTCAAGAAACAACATTTTAATAAGATGATTCCGGCACAACTGCCCAATGAGGTAGAGGTAGCACATAAAACAGGGTGGATTACGGGAGTAAATCATGATGTGGGCCTTATTACCTTATCCAATGGAGAGAAGTATGTTTTGGTATTGCTATCCAAAAATGCTCCCAACCGCGAGGAAGTGTTGACGACTTTTGCCAATATTTCGGCTAATATTTATGAATTTGTTACTAATTAA